The following are encoded together in the Peromyscus leucopus breed LL Stock chromosome 1, UCI_PerLeu_2.1, whole genome shotgun sequence genome:
- the Scaf1 gene encoding splicing factor, arginine/serine-rich 19 isoform X3, with protein sequence MEEDGCCVKLWYLLQSTTEHVDAFLIVRKVTMEEEDESRGKTEESGEDRGDSPPDRDSALSPSAFILRAIQQAVGSSLQGDLPNEKDGSRCRGLRWRRCCRSPRSEPRPQESGGADAAAVLDTAADSFLVGLVNILDPPDTWVPSRLDLRPGESEDMLELVAEVRIGDRDPMPLPVPSLLPRLRAWRTGKAALPAPRFDIYDPFHPTDEAYSPPPAPEQKYDPFEPTGSNPSSSAGSPSPEEEEEEEEEEEEEGLSQSISRISETLAGIYDDNSLSQDFPGDDSPRPEPPPPQMPGAPGTPPQADSTRAEGAPRRRVFVVGPEVEACLEGKVSVEVVTAGGPVLPLPPLPPTDPEIEEGEIVQPEEEPRVAVSLFRAGRPRQPPASVATLASVATPAAPPASAPRPPEGDDFLSLHADSDGEGALQVDLGEPPAAPATDARWGGLDLRRKILTQRRERYRQRSASPGPPPARKKARRERQRSGDPAPPDSPAWDTKKHRSRERKLSSHAAARRRSRSRSRRRSRSRSADRRRGGHRSRSREKRRRRRRSASPPPAASSSSSSRRERHRGKRREGGKKKKKRSRSRAEKRSGDLEKLPAPVPPSGSDRDSRRRGAVPPSIQDLTDHDLFAIKRTITVGRPDKAEPRAPSPAPAASPKREVLYDSEGLSADERGGKSDKDRRRSGAASSSSSSREKGSRRKTIDGGDRGRDRDRSSKKTRPPKDSAPGSGPLPKASLSSGSSSSSSSCSSRKVKLQSKVAVLIREGVSSTTPAKDSSSSGLGSIGVKFSRDRESRSPFLKPDERAPAEVAKVAPGSTKPKKTKAKTKAGAKKAKGTKGKTKPSKTRKKVRSGGSSSASGGPGSLKKSKADSCSQAASTKGTEETSWSGEERTTKAPSTPPPKIAPPPPALTPDSQTVDSSCKTPEVSFLPEEASEDTGVRVGAEEEEEEEEEEEEEEQQPATTTATSTAAAAAPSTAPSAGSTAGDSGAEDGPAARVSQLPTLPPPMPWNLPAGVDCTTSGVLALTALLFKMEEANLASRAKAQELIQATNQILSHRKPPSTLGVTPAPVPTSLGLPPGPSSYLLPGSLPIGGCGSTPPTPTGLAPASDKREGSSSSEGRGDTDKYLKKLHTQERAVEEVKLAIKPYYQKKDITKEEYKDILRKAVHKICHSKSGEINPVKVSNLVRAYVQRYRYFRKHGRKPGDPPGPPRPPKEPGPPDKGGPGLPLPPL encoded by the exons ATGGAGGAGGATGGATGCTGTGTGAAGCTGTGGTACCTGTTACAGAGTACCACTGAGCATGTCGATGCATTCCTCATTGTGAGGAAG GTGAccatggaggaggaagatgagtcTCGAGGTAAAACAGAGGAGTCGGGAGAGGATCGGGGAGACAGTCCACCTGACAGAGATTCTGCcctttctccttctgcttttATCTTG CGGGCCATTCAGCAGGCTGTGGGAAGCTCCCTGCAGGGAGACCTGCCTAACGAAAAAG ATGGCTCTCGGTGTCGTGGCCTTCGATGGAGGCGCTGCTGCCGGAGTCCACGATCAGAGCCTCGTCCCCAGGAGTCCGGGGGTGCTGACGCAGCGGCT GTATTGGATACAGCTGCAGACAGCTTTCTTGTGGGGCTGGTGAACATCCTGGATCCCCCAGATACCTGGGTCCCCAGCCGCCTGGACCTGAGACCTGGCGA AAGTGAGGACATGCTTGAGCTGGTGGCTGAGGTCCGCATCGGTGACAGGGACCCCATGCCTCTACCTGTGCCCAGCCTTCTGCCCCGTCTCCGGGCCTGGAGGACAGGAAAAGCGG CTCTACCTGCCCCACGATTCGACATCTATGACCCCTTCCACCCCACCGACGAGGCCTACTCCCCACCGCCAGCCCCGGAGCAAAAATATGACCCCTTCGAGCCCACAGGCTCCAACCCTAGCTCATCTGCGGGGAGCCCCTcaccagaggaggaggaagaggaggaggaggaggaggaggaagagggcctGTCACAGAGCATCAGCCGCATCTCAGAGACCCTGGCGGGCATCTACGACGACAACAGCTTGAGCCAGGACTTCCCAGGTGACGACAGCCCCCGCCCGGAGCCCCCACCCCCGCAGATGCCAGGAGCCCCAGGGACGCCACCGCAGGCCGACTCCACACGGGCGGAAGGGGCTCCGCGCCGCAGGGTCTTCGTGGTGGGACCTGAGGTCGAGGCCTGTCTTGAGGGCAAGGTGTCGGTGGAAGTAGTGACAGCTGGTGGACCGGTGCTGCCCCTGCCGCCACTACCCCCAACTGATCCCGAGATCGAGGAGGGCGAGATTGTGCAGCCCGAGGAGGAGCCCAGGGTCGCCGTGTCACTGTTCCGGGCCGGGCGCCCTCGACAGCCTCCCGCTTCAGTAGCCACTCTTGCTTCAGTGGCCACTCCCGCTGCGCCCCCAGCCTCTGCTCCGCGTCCCCCTGAGGGTGACGACTTCCTGTCCCTGCATGCCGACTCTGATGGTGAGGGCGCACTGCAGGTGGACCTGGGGGAGCCACCCGCAGCTCCAGCCACAGACGCGCGCTGGGGCGGCCTGGACCTGCGCCGCAAAATCCTCACGCAGCGAAGGGAGCGGTACCGCCAGCGCTCTGCCTCGCCGGGCCCGCCGCCTGCACGCAAGAAGGCGCGACGAGAGCGCCAGCGCAGTGGCGACCCGGCGCCGCCCGACTCGCCGGCCTGGGATACCAAGAAGCACCGCTCCCGGGAGCGCAAGCTCAGTTCCCACGCCGCGGCCCGCCGCCGCTCCCGCTCCCGCTCCCGCCGCCGGTCGCGCTCCCGCAGCGCCGATCGCAGACGTGGAGGCCACCGCTCCCGCTCCCGCGAGAAGCGCAGGCGCCGAAGGCGCTCGGCCTCACCGCCCCCCGCGGCTTCGTCCTCCTCATCCTCGCGGCGGGAGCGGCACCGCGGCAAGCGCCGGGAGGGgggcaagaagaagaagaagcgaTCGCGCTCGCGGGCCGAGAAGCGCTCTGGGGACTTGGAGAAGCTGCCCGCACCTGTGCCTCCCTCAGGCTCTGACCGTGACAGCCGGCGCCGCGGGGCCGTGCCACCCTCGATCCAGGACCTGACGGACCACGACCTCTTCGCCATCAAACGGACCATCACGGTGGGCCGCCCGGACAAGGCAGAGCCCCGCGCACCTTCGCCAGCGCCTGCTGCGTCCCCAAAGCGGGAGGTCCTGTATGACTCTGAGGGTCTGAGTGCCGATGAGCGGGGTGGCAAGAGTGACAAAGACCGGAGACGGTCAGGGGCTGcatcctcctcctcgtcctcaaGGGAGAAAGGGTCTCGACGGAAGACCATTGATGGGGGGGACCGGGGCCGAGACAGGGACAGGTCATCCAAGAAGACGCGGCCACCCAAGGACTCAGCGCCAGGCTCGGGGCCACTGCCCAAGGCCTCACTTAGCAGCggctcctcgtcctcctcctcctcctgctcctcccgcAAGGTGAAACTGCAGTCCAAGGTGGCCGTGCTCATCCGAGAGGGCGTCAGCAGCACTACCCCTGCCAAGGATTCCTCATCCTCGGGCCTGGGCTCCATCGGGGTCAAGTTCAGCCGAGACCGCGAGAGCCGCTCCCCATTCCTCAAGCCGGATGAACGGGCTCCTGCAGAGGTGGCCAAGGTGGCCCCGGGCAGCACCAAGCCCAAAAAGACTAAGGCCAAGACCAAGGCCGGGGCCAAGAAAGCCAAGGGGACCAAGGGGAAGACCAAGCCGTCCAAGACCAGGAAGAAGGTTCGCAGCGGGGGCAGTAGCTCGGCCAGCGGGGGGCCCGGCTCCCTGAAGAAGTCCAAGGCCGACAGctgcagccaggcagccagcacCAAGGGGACAGAGGAAACATCGTGGTCTGGCGAGGAGCGGACCACCAAGGCCCCCAGTACCCCGCCACCTAAGATAGCCCCACCTCCACCCGCCCTCACCCCGGACTCCCAGACTGTGGACAGCAGCTGCAAGACTCCTGAAGTCTCCTTCCTACCAGAGGAGGCCAGCGAGGACACTGGGGTTCGAGTAGGggcggaggaggaagaggaggaggaggaagaggaggaggaggaggagcagcagcctgCCACTACCACAGCCACCAgcacggccgccgccgccgccccgagTACTGCTCCCAGTGCGGGCTCTACAGCAGGCGACTCGGGCGCCGAGGACGGACCGGCTGCGAGGGTCTCCCAGCTGCCCACTCTGCCCCCGCCCATGCCCTGGAACCTGCCTGCTGGTGTGGACTGCACCACCAGTGGGGTCCTGGCCT TGACTGCACTGCTCTTCAAGATGGAAGAAGCCAACCTGGCCAGCCGAGCCAAGGCCCAGGAGCTGATCCAGGCCACCAACCAG ATCCTCAGCCATCGGAAGCCACCCTCCACTCTGGGGGTGACCCCAGCTCCTGTACCCACTTCTTTGGGCCTACCCCCAGGCCCTTCCAGCTACCTGCTTCCTGGCAGCCTCCCCATAGGGGGCTGTGGCTCTACCCCTCCTACCCCCACTGGGCTGGCCCCTGCGTCTGACAAGAGAGAGggcagcagcagctcagaggGACGTGGGGACACCGACAAG TATCTGAAGAAGCTGCACACACAGGAACGGGCAGTGGAGGAGGTGAAACTGGCCATCAAACCATACTACCAGAAGAAGGACATCACCAAGGAGGAGTATAAGGACATCCTGAGGAAGGCTGTCCACAAG ATCTGCCACAGCAAAAGCGGGGAGATCAATCCTGTCAAGGTGAGCAACCTGGTGAGGGCCTACGTCCAGCGCTACCGCTACTTCCGCAAGCACGGTCGCAAGCCGGGGGACCCCCCAGGACCCCCTCGGCCACCCAAGGAACCAGGGCCTCCAGACAAGGGTGGCCCaggcctgcccctgccccctctctGA
- the Scaf1 gene encoding splicing factor, arginine/serine-rich 19 isoform X2: MEEEDESRGKTEESGEDRGDSPPDRDSALSPSAFILRAIQQAVGSSLQGDLPNEKDGSRCRGLRWRRCCRSPRSEPRPQESGGADAAAVLDTAADSFLVGLVNILDPPDTWVPSRLDLRPGESEDMLELVAEVRIGDRDPMPLPVPSLLPRLRAWRTGKAVSPQSHGSRPACARHLLTLGTGDGGPAPPPAPSSASSSPSPSPSSSSPSPPPPPPPPPPPPALPAPRFDIYDPFHPTDEAYSPPPAPEQKYDPFEPTGSNPSSSAGSPSPEEEEEEEEEEEEEGLSQSISRISETLAGIYDDNSLSQDFPGDDSPRPEPPPPQMPGAPGTPPQADSTRAEGAPRRRVFVVGPEVEACLEGKVSVEVVTAGGPVLPLPPLPPTDPEIEEGEIVQPEEEPRVAVSLFRAGRPRQPPASVATLASVATPAAPPASAPRPPEGDDFLSLHADSDGEGALQVDLGEPPAAPATDARWGGLDLRRKILTQRRERYRQRSASPGPPPARKKARRERQRSGDPAPPDSPAWDTKKHRSRERKLSSHAAARRRSRSRSRRRSRSRSADRRRGGHRSRSREKRRRRRRSASPPPAASSSSSSRRERHRGKRREGGKKKKKRSRSRAEKRSGDLEKLPAPVPPSGSDRDSRRRGAVPPSIQDLTDHDLFAIKRTITVGRPDKAEPRAPSPAPAASPKREVLYDSEGLSADERGGKSDKDRRRSGAASSSSSSREKGSRRKTIDGGDRGRDRDRSSKKTRPPKDSAPGSGPLPKASLSSGSSSSSSSCSSRKVKLQSKVAVLIREGVSSTTPAKDSSSSGLGSIGVKFSRDRESRSPFLKPDERAPAEVAKVAPGSTKPKKTKAKTKAGAKKAKGTKGKTKPSKTRKKVRSGGSSSASGGPGSLKKSKADSCSQAASTKGTEETSWSGEERTTKAPSTPPPKIAPPPPALTPDSQTVDSSCKTPEVSFLPEEASEDTGVRVGAEEEEEEEEEEEEEEQQPATTTATSTAAAAAPSTAPSAGSTAGDSGAEDGPAARVSQLPTLPPPMPWNLPAGVDCTTSGVLALTALLFKMEEANLASRAKAQELIQATNQILSHRKPPSTLGVTPAPVPTSLGLPPGPSSYLLPGSLPIGGCGSTPPTPTGLAPASDKREGSSSSEGRGDTDKYLKKLHTQERAVEEVKLAIKPYYQKKDITKEEYKDILRKAVHKICHSKSGEINPVKVSNLVRAYVQRYRYFRKHGRKPGDPPGPPRPPKEPGPPDKGGPGLPLPPL, encoded by the exons atggaggaggaagatgagtcTCGAGGTAAAACAGAGGAGTCGGGAGAGGATCGGGGAGACAGTCCACCTGACAGAGATTCTGCcctttctccttctgcttttATCTTG CGGGCCATTCAGCAGGCTGTGGGAAGCTCCCTGCAGGGAGACCTGCCTAACGAAAAAG ATGGCTCTCGGTGTCGTGGCCTTCGATGGAGGCGCTGCTGCCGGAGTCCACGATCAGAGCCTCGTCCCCAGGAGTCCGGGGGTGCTGACGCAGCGGCT GTATTGGATACAGCTGCAGACAGCTTTCTTGTGGGGCTGGTGAACATCCTGGATCCCCCAGATACCTGGGTCCCCAGCCGCCTGGACCTGAGACCTGGCGA AAGTGAGGACATGCTTGAGCTGGTGGCTGAGGTCCGCATCGGTGACAGGGACCCCATGCCTCTACCTGTGCCCAGCCTTCTGCCCCGTCTCCGGGCCTGGAGGACAGGAAAAGCGG TTTCTCCACAGTCTCATGGTTCTCGACCTGCCTGTGCCCGGCACCTCCTCACTTTGGGCACAGGAGATGGAGGGCCTGCCCCTCCACCTGCTCCCTCCTCCGCCTCATCCtcaccttccccttccccatcctcctcttccccttctccccctccccctccccctcctcctccaccccctccagCTCTACCTGCCCCACGATTCGACATCTATGACCCCTTCCACCCCACCGACGAGGCCTACTCCCCACCGCCAGCCCCGGAGCAAAAATATGACCCCTTCGAGCCCACAGGCTCCAACCCTAGCTCATCTGCGGGGAGCCCCTcaccagaggaggaggaagaggaggaggaggaggaggaggaagagggcctGTCACAGAGCATCAGCCGCATCTCAGAGACCCTGGCGGGCATCTACGACGACAACAGCTTGAGCCAGGACTTCCCAGGTGACGACAGCCCCCGCCCGGAGCCCCCACCCCCGCAGATGCCAGGAGCCCCAGGGACGCCACCGCAGGCCGACTCCACACGGGCGGAAGGGGCTCCGCGCCGCAGGGTCTTCGTGGTGGGACCTGAGGTCGAGGCCTGTCTTGAGGGCAAGGTGTCGGTGGAAGTAGTGACAGCTGGTGGACCGGTGCTGCCCCTGCCGCCACTACCCCCAACTGATCCCGAGATCGAGGAGGGCGAGATTGTGCAGCCCGAGGAGGAGCCCAGGGTCGCCGTGTCACTGTTCCGGGCCGGGCGCCCTCGACAGCCTCCCGCTTCAGTAGCCACTCTTGCTTCAGTGGCCACTCCCGCTGCGCCCCCAGCCTCTGCTCCGCGTCCCCCTGAGGGTGACGACTTCCTGTCCCTGCATGCCGACTCTGATGGTGAGGGCGCACTGCAGGTGGACCTGGGGGAGCCACCCGCAGCTCCAGCCACAGACGCGCGCTGGGGCGGCCTGGACCTGCGCCGCAAAATCCTCACGCAGCGAAGGGAGCGGTACCGCCAGCGCTCTGCCTCGCCGGGCCCGCCGCCTGCACGCAAGAAGGCGCGACGAGAGCGCCAGCGCAGTGGCGACCCGGCGCCGCCCGACTCGCCGGCCTGGGATACCAAGAAGCACCGCTCCCGGGAGCGCAAGCTCAGTTCCCACGCCGCGGCCCGCCGCCGCTCCCGCTCCCGCTCCCGCCGCCGGTCGCGCTCCCGCAGCGCCGATCGCAGACGTGGAGGCCACCGCTCCCGCTCCCGCGAGAAGCGCAGGCGCCGAAGGCGCTCGGCCTCACCGCCCCCCGCGGCTTCGTCCTCCTCATCCTCGCGGCGGGAGCGGCACCGCGGCAAGCGCCGGGAGGGgggcaagaagaagaagaagcgaTCGCGCTCGCGGGCCGAGAAGCGCTCTGGGGACTTGGAGAAGCTGCCCGCACCTGTGCCTCCCTCAGGCTCTGACCGTGACAGCCGGCGCCGCGGGGCCGTGCCACCCTCGATCCAGGACCTGACGGACCACGACCTCTTCGCCATCAAACGGACCATCACGGTGGGCCGCCCGGACAAGGCAGAGCCCCGCGCACCTTCGCCAGCGCCTGCTGCGTCCCCAAAGCGGGAGGTCCTGTATGACTCTGAGGGTCTGAGTGCCGATGAGCGGGGTGGCAAGAGTGACAAAGACCGGAGACGGTCAGGGGCTGcatcctcctcctcgtcctcaaGGGAGAAAGGGTCTCGACGGAAGACCATTGATGGGGGGGACCGGGGCCGAGACAGGGACAGGTCATCCAAGAAGACGCGGCCACCCAAGGACTCAGCGCCAGGCTCGGGGCCACTGCCCAAGGCCTCACTTAGCAGCggctcctcgtcctcctcctcctcctgctcctcccgcAAGGTGAAACTGCAGTCCAAGGTGGCCGTGCTCATCCGAGAGGGCGTCAGCAGCACTACCCCTGCCAAGGATTCCTCATCCTCGGGCCTGGGCTCCATCGGGGTCAAGTTCAGCCGAGACCGCGAGAGCCGCTCCCCATTCCTCAAGCCGGATGAACGGGCTCCTGCAGAGGTGGCCAAGGTGGCCCCGGGCAGCACCAAGCCCAAAAAGACTAAGGCCAAGACCAAGGCCGGGGCCAAGAAAGCCAAGGGGACCAAGGGGAAGACCAAGCCGTCCAAGACCAGGAAGAAGGTTCGCAGCGGGGGCAGTAGCTCGGCCAGCGGGGGGCCCGGCTCCCTGAAGAAGTCCAAGGCCGACAGctgcagccaggcagccagcacCAAGGGGACAGAGGAAACATCGTGGTCTGGCGAGGAGCGGACCACCAAGGCCCCCAGTACCCCGCCACCTAAGATAGCCCCACCTCCACCCGCCCTCACCCCGGACTCCCAGACTGTGGACAGCAGCTGCAAGACTCCTGAAGTCTCCTTCCTACCAGAGGAGGCCAGCGAGGACACTGGGGTTCGAGTAGGggcggaggaggaagaggaggaggaggaagaggaggaggaggaggagcagcagcctgCCACTACCACAGCCACCAgcacggccgccgccgccgccccgagTACTGCTCCCAGTGCGGGCTCTACAGCAGGCGACTCGGGCGCCGAGGACGGACCGGCTGCGAGGGTCTCCCAGCTGCCCACTCTGCCCCCGCCCATGCCCTGGAACCTGCCTGCTGGTGTGGACTGCACCACCAGTGGGGTCCTGGCCT TGACTGCACTGCTCTTCAAGATGGAAGAAGCCAACCTGGCCAGCCGAGCCAAGGCCCAGGAGCTGATCCAGGCCACCAACCAG ATCCTCAGCCATCGGAAGCCACCCTCCACTCTGGGGGTGACCCCAGCTCCTGTACCCACTTCTTTGGGCCTACCCCCAGGCCCTTCCAGCTACCTGCTTCCTGGCAGCCTCCCCATAGGGGGCTGTGGCTCTACCCCTCCTACCCCCACTGGGCTGGCCCCTGCGTCTGACAAGAGAGAGggcagcagcagctcagaggGACGTGGGGACACCGACAAG TATCTGAAGAAGCTGCACACACAGGAACGGGCAGTGGAGGAGGTGAAACTGGCCATCAAACCATACTACCAGAAGAAGGACATCACCAAGGAGGAGTATAAGGACATCCTGAGGAAGGCTGTCCACAAG ATCTGCCACAGCAAAAGCGGGGAGATCAATCCTGTCAAGGTGAGCAACCTGGTGAGGGCCTACGTCCAGCGCTACCGCTACTTCCGCAAGCACGGTCGCAAGCCGGGGGACCCCCCAGGACCCCCTCGGCCACCCAAGGAACCAGGGCCTCCAGACAAGGGTGGCCCaggcctgcccctgccccctctctGA